gcttgcttgagGAGCCTAAAAATCATCTTGGCTTTCTAATGTAATGAATGAAGTGGTCTTTTTGcaagagattatttttcttcccattaatAAGATGCAGTAACCTAATTTTGAGTCTTTATTGCTAAAGGAGTCAGGACTTTGAAATAATAAGGTTCCTTAATAATAACCATTTCATTTGATCTAGCATGGAAACTGTACCCCACAAACCAATCACACAGGAAATTAAACATTCCAAAGAAAATActcactgtttgttttaaagggGCCAAGTTCTCATTCTGTGTGGCAAGCAATACCTGCTCCTTCCACTCAATgttctttttactgtttaagaaaatgttcttttgtcATAGTAGGATCAGGCTATCTTTGAGGAAGGCTTAATGCTTGGAAACAACATCAACCAAAACAAGTAAGAGCTGTTCTAATCTTTCATATGTCTGTTGTACAGCAAAACATTTGCAAGTAAATGTGGAATTTAATGCTATCTTCAATTAAAGTAACGAGAATGTATACCTTTCCAAGTGCATACGCTTCATGAATTACAGCAGTTAATGGCTCAGAAAtatgtgcaaaaaaataaattaattatcaAGGAAACTTTGTAAAACAAGAAGGCCTTAAATAATGTTTAGCTTTGATGTAGAGGGGCATTGCATTCATGTTTTGTGCCCTTGGACGGATTTCATTTCAACAATTGAATGAATATGCTCAAATCATATTTAAATGTGCAGGCAGTGAGTAGCTGAATTCCTTATTTAGATATGTAGAATGTAGAACAAGAACAGACCTTGCCTTTGTTGCAGTTAATAAGGAAATTTTCTCTGCAAACTTTGAAATCATTAGCAAATTGTAATCTAGTTTTTAGAACCTTATTTTCATgtcttaaataaaaacagatacTTATCATGAAGAATTTACTTTCATGAACTAGATAAGATAAAATGTAGATTTTGGTCTATTTATTATCTCTTCTATGTCGTCATTATCAGCCCTTCGCATGAGCATACAGAAAAAGGGAACATCAcggaaaaaaaaggattcttcattcatttattGTGCTTTTGATCTGCTGCCTTCTTTCTTGAAAGCGTATTGAATGTTACCTGCTGCATTTCATCCTAAACAGTGGAGAACCTATTTAGACATTTCACATGTAGGAGAGGATGTCTTTCCATTCCTAGAACTTGAAGAACCTTGTATTCCGTGTTTGAtaatttctgttattgtttAACAGCCTAGAAAAGATTCACAGATGATTCTGTCAGCATAAATAAACTGCATATAATTTCAAGTGGATAAATCTAGTGATTCAGAATaactcattttgcttttatgtaaataaattgtGGGAGAAGAATTTCAGTGTAGCTTTTATTCATAGTGCAGGCTGATACAATTAATAGAAAAAAGCTATGCACAGAGGattcttggttgttttttatataaatatctgGAATTGATAAATAGTAGATTTTCACTTGTGCActgtgttgccttttttttttcagatgcttaTGTACAGCAGGGTGGACAGGTCGAGACTGCAGTGAAGACATAAATGAATGTGATTCTGAACCATGCTTGAATGGAGCTACCTGCTATGAATCTGTGAAGCAGGGACAGTTTGTATGCATTTGTCCTCCATTTTATACTGGTGATTTTTGCCATCAGCGCTTCAGTCCCTGTGAGCTGCCTTACAATCCATGCATAAACAACTCAACTTGCCTGGCACAAGTTGATGGAAATCCTATGTGCATTTGCAAAACAGGTAAGAGCTGGTGTAGTTAACATTAttgtctgtgctgcagaatATTTGCAAACACATGTTGAATTTAATGCTATCTTcaatgaaaataagaatgtaTACCTTTTAAAGCACATGAAACCTTCATGAATTACAGCAAGTATATCAGTTATGGTAAAAGATAGTGGTCAATTTGcctaatatttatttcttgtattaCAATAATAAATGTGTCTGTTCATACTCCAGCATTCAGAATTACCATTTTTGAATCAGTTGTTACAAAAAGATAGAGATGAACCTGACCTGCAGGGCTGACAGACTAAATTGACAAAACAGGCAGGCAGAAACAGTACAAAAGTTGGACCAAGTTGGAATTGGTTCCTCTTCCTGCTGAGATGTCTGGAAGACCTGGCCCATCAGGGGAATAATCTTCCCTTGACTGATTGAAAATGTAGATTGCTCTCTGTCCTCATACACAACAACGGAAATCACAACAGGTACTTAAAGCTTTCCTGGCCCATGGCTTAAAAGCCACAATCTTTTCTGCAGTGTACAGGAAATTCTAAGGTGGAACAGAGGAACAGTTTAGAATACTTTAACTAATTAAAACTGCAGTAGGGAGAGTAGAAAGTAGGGAGAATACAATTAATGAATTTGGAATTTAAGTATGATATTGAAGTcaatgtgtaaaaaaaaaaaaaaaaaaaagacatacaaaTAAGATGTATGTTAGTCCTAGAGgccaaagacagaaaatgcaatATTTGATGTGTTACACCATGGTATTATTACTTATCTTATTTACTGAAttgcaaaaatgcagagatatGTTATATTTATAACATGAGTTTTTTACTATTGAGGTTACCATAAGTTACAGAGTTTAAAGAAGTCACTGAGAAGGTGTGTGAGTTGCTTATTGAATGAAAGTATAATATTGAACACCATGACAACGAGAGAAAATAGCTTTCAATACAATATATTGATCCTGAAGCCTTTTTCAGAAAGGATCTGTAAAGAGTCATGTAGCTCGAATCTTTTCCTCCAAACACTTGTAATCAGTTTCTCGAGAATACAAAAACATTGCAGCCAATATTCTCATGGAACTTTAAAGGAATCTTCAAGGGTGCTTGAAACACTTAGCTAGGAATCTTCAGGGAGCTAGCAGGAGAGAAATCTGAACCAGTAAAGTGCATAACtaaaaaaatcttggaaaacCTGAAAATATCTCAGCTTTGAAAAGGGCTAAAAGGCAAAAATTATGAAGAGTTAAAAGTGCTAAAAAATGCAGTCACTTATTAAGGACTATCAAAACAGGAGAgacagtaaaatataaaaatctaaTCAAAGGCATTTTACGGTAATACATTTTCTCAGGTGTCTTCCTCTCATGTTTTTTGCAACCCTTTCTCTCCTGATAAGCCTGTCAGAGTTACAGATCTGATTACAAAGGGTAATCACAGCTGACATTGTTGGAGTATTCCAAGATACCTGACTTAGTACCAATGACATACTGATTAAAAGACTTGCATGATATGTAGTTAAATATCCAGTCAATTAGATAGTTTGAATCTGTTTCATCGAGAGTTGCAAAATGTAGCAGTGTATGACACAATGTAAATGAACAAGGGAGTATTTTTTTACCTAGAATAAGGGAAGAGACTTAATACTTCTGTCAATTGCCTGCACAATTTCTTAAATTTTGTAGATACGCATTGTATTAAGCATCtgtggcaaggttttggtagctgagggctgcaggtgTGGCCTCTGAGAAGATCACAGCAGCTGCCATGTGCAAggtcagagccagctccagctgctccaaaacgGACCCACCACTGCcagagcagagccctgagcaATGCTGGGGGTGCCTCTGGGAGAGCAGGTTTAAGACAGGGAAACAATGCTGTGCAATTGCAGATGGGAGACTGAGAAAATGTGAGATGAGAAGCCCCACAGCCgccaaggtcagtgcaggagaaaggcagcaggtgttacagaagcagagcataagctccctgcagcccagaagaggCCTATGGTAGAGCAGGATgacccctgcagcccatgggcaccatgAGGAGCAGATGTTCCCATGCAGCCATGGAGAAGCCCACAGTGCAGCAATGGATGTGACCTGAAGaaggctgcagcccatggggagcccttgcaggagcagccccaggccagagctgcagcccatggtgAGGAGTCCATGGTGGAGCAGGAGgtctgggagagctgctgcccgTGGGGgtctgtgctggagcagtttCTGAAGGATGGGCCCTGTGGTACAGAGAGATGTTGGTGGAGTgcttgaagagctgcagcccatggaaaGTCCATGCGGGATCAGCTGGAGAAAGACAGCAGCCCATGGTAGGGACCCCCCTGTGGAACAGGGGCAGAGAGTAACCATGAAGGATCAGCAGAGACAAAATATTATGgtcaaagatgataaagggcccggaacatctcccttatgaggGAAGGCTGAGTAACCTTGGTCTGTTCAGCTGGGGAAGACTGAAGGGGGGGgtctgattaatgtttataaatatctaaagggatgTAGGAGACAAATGGGTGAGgtcaggctcttcttggtggtgtgtagtgataagacaaggagcaatggcctaaaacttgaacataggaagttccatacaaacatgcagaagaacttctttatggtaagagtgacagagcactggaacaggttgcccagagaggtggtggattctTCCTCTATGAAGacattcaagacctgtctggacacctacctgtgtgacctactgtagggtacctgctttagcaggggagttggactctatgatctcgtgaggttccttccaagccctgtaattctgtgatttgacTGCAGCCCCCATTCCCTTGCACTGCTGGAGGGAGGAGGTAGAAGAAGgtgagggggaagggggaaggtgtcattattttgcttttgcttcccACTGCTCTAGTCTGATAATAgcaatagattaaaaaaaaattacatgaataTCCCTTATGCCAAGTCTGTTTTTCCAATGATAGTAACTGGTGAGTGATCTACCAGTCCTTATCTCAAGCTGTGAGgttttttcacagtattttctccTGTCctgatgagaagaaagaataagCGTAGCGTGATGGAGCGTAGTTACATATTGATGTTAAACCACAACAAGCACAGGCAACAAACAGTGATTCAGCTAACAGTGAAGCAGGCTACTTGAGAGAATTACCTGATGTAATACTCAAGAGTTCAACAATATGTATTTTGATATAGTATGAAGTACTGTATCTAAAAATGTGAAGACTTCATAGCTATGCATTAGGTTATTGTGACATCTCTGCTTATTGAAGACATTATCTTTACAAATAAAGATGAAGTCCACAGTGCTCTGCTGATGTATAGAGCTTATAAAGAATCCCATAAGTCCACTTTCTTGCATGGAAAGGTAAATTTGGTAGTATTTCTCTGAAATGGAATAAAGAAGTGATCATAACAGTAACAACAGACGTGTAGCTACACTCTGCATTGCTGATCACTCAGAGTTGAGACATGCAGCAGCTGTTTCCAGTgtttcagagaagcagaagaaacaaaaggatCCATTTCAGCTTAAATAGcagctttttctgcttcatcCATTGATACTCCTAGCAATACTTCCTATGCTGGAATTTCTTTGAACTGATATTAATGTATCATTCTGCCTGCACATATTTTGCAAACAATTTTGGGAATGTTGCCACAGCCACTACCTCTTAGTATTTTGATTCTTGAGTAtgaaaaaatcaagatttaaaAGTTAGAGAAGCTGATTTTGCAATATACTCTGTAGAACACAGATATGTGTAGGTTACTGAAGTCACTTTCATTCTACCTGGACTATTAAATGTCTGTACATATACAAAGGCTTTTCAGTTGCATTTCATCTTAACATTTCTAAAAGTTTTTAACAGTTAACACTTCTGAGATACATGTggcttgctctgaaagtaatgcatcctatttatttccctagAAACTAGAaaagatataaagagcacaataacactatttgatagaccaaattgtcagctacaaaacactatttttcaacatggtcaCCATGATAGTTACAcattttttgccagcaatgaaaaagagccTTCATTCCATGCTTGTAAAAGTCTACACCAGCAAAGGTGACCTACTGTTTTACAGCTGTTATGATGGcatcattgctgaaatgcaccacccatcacctcactgtgctcacatcctctttttggtctctataaacattcagcaagcattgatgaatgtgaatgggtgcattttttttctgtatgaaggAATTCATTGACagccctttgcttcatatgcacttctatgtcagacatcattttgtcagactgcccctctgctgccatttgccATGCAGCcacaaaatgtaactgaaaaatgtaactgaatattggtgggaaggttcagcctctattgctataccaccaacatccaacACCTATTGTTTCCAATAGGAGTTGTTATTATTGGAGCAGGCATCATATTTCAATTCCTCAAAAAGAACTGTAAGTCTTTCCCTTCAGTGGTAAACAAGTAAATCTAAACTTAAGTATTGTATCCCtatattttgttgtgttttttttttcccccttaaagTGAATAACTACCCTGTAAGAAAGATCCTACTTGAAACTTCTGTAATACCAATGAGACTCTGTTTGTATGTTACTTGTTTCTCACATTTTCAGATTTACAGTAACATTTGTCTGGTCTTTATAACtagtcacttaaaaaaaaaaccaacttgaTTATCCATCCTTATTAGGGTAATTTATTAAACTCAGTATTGGAGATTTTGAGCAGCTATCTCTGGATTGGCTAATGGATAAATAGAACTCTGTTTTCAAAAGTGGCAGAGTGTGCCATTTGCACTTCTCTATTGATTAGATATTCCTTCTCATTTAGAAGTTCAGAGTAATTTGAACTGAGTTCAAAACGCTTTTagtttttgcaaataaaaaaaacgtTAAGgtcaaaatcacatttttaatatgttacTCAGGTTTGAAATCTGCAAAAGctactttttaaagtatatgGCTGGAGAGCTGCAACAAAATCATTTGCACGTGCCATTGATTTACAGTTTAGATCCTAGTTTGACTGATTTGGACTAGCAAAGGCAGAAAGTAGCTGCATTTAAATGTGCATATTACTTTCTTAAATATAGTACTAAATATTGTTACAGTAACAATGCATTACAGAAGCATGCATATTTTCAGGCTTTTAAGTAATGTACTGCTTTACAAAATAgcttgcttaaaataaaaatgactttttttgcaattcaaattaatgaaatatatttgcCATATAAGCTAAGTTAAGCAAGTTAAGTGTTAAAGTGTATTTTGTTGGCTACTCTAAGTGAATGCTTATTTAGATATTTCAAATCgctttacaaataaaaatattaggTTCGGTACTATATttggcattttaaatattttatcaatttaaatctaaaacatctgtttttcccccaagtgaaataaactgaaaaccTCTGTATTATTGAAAAATTGCATCTATATATTAATCTCAGTTTAAGTACTTCAGAAGATCGTGGCTATGTGTGACAGCATTTGTAACTTACACAAAATATACTTATTTGTTAAGCTGccctttaaattatttttgactACTACGTAAAATACAAGAACTACATGTCCATGCAGGTTAGACCCAGGAGGTTTCTCACAGCCTTAATGCAAATAAACTATGAAGGTAATTCTTTCCTTAAGCCTAATGATCATTTTGAGTATTCTTTtagatttgaaaatgttatgaTTGGTTGTTGTACAAacatattcataaaataaacattttacatatattttgaTAATATAATGGTATATATTTTGCAGTTTGATCTATCTTGTTTGTACAAGCAATGTACagtgctatttattttcataagttTCTCTGTGAAACTGGCTAGTTAACCTGTGCTTTGATTGGCACATCCTTTTTGCAGACGTAATAAATTATAGTACTAGAAATTTCCAAAATCTAGAAGAAGCTCTAATTTGAGATAAAAAGACAATATTCAATATTAGCTTAAACGCTCAGCTATTCTATCATAAGGTAGTAAATTGATGGTTATATTATGTAATGAAgctaatatttttctccatttgtatGAATAGTAGataatatttcatttatgtCTTTCCAAGGTAGTTATATTTTGCTATGGACTGGAGTAGTGTGTGCTACTGCACTCAAATATGTGTTAAATggtgttttatgttttcaattCAGTATTATTTACCTCAAAAAGCCTATAAAATATCCATAACAAAGTGGAAATGTCATGAGGAAGCAGACTGATGAATGacctccattttcctttttctgtatttcagtgacAGCGGTGGTATTTCAATAAGGAGGTGCATGCTCATACAATACATAGCATCTCAAAAGTATAAGAGGTTTTTTCACTGATGATCATAATGAATCACATTCTTTCTTTATCTAAATCctaaaatcatttcattttttctctttttctgactGCCTTGGATAAATTTGGTCTCTCTAAACTTTCATTATGCTCTAGATTTTTattagcttttcatttctgatacTGTTCTACACACCCTATGGAAGCCTTTTCAGTCCATTAAAGTTGGCTACATTTCACAGTATCCAGATGTTCCATCCAAATCTGAACTTTCTTGTTCATATAAGAATGATATGACTTCTGTAGTCTCTGGAAATGAACTTGTTGAAAgttctgaatgaaaatatttggagaaaaaaaaatgttttgtatggAATCCATTTACTGCAGCTGATCTTAGAAtgagggagcagagaggatgggttgctctgaaagcaaaggtGAACTGGGATTCTTATCAAGCATGCCAGAGCAGGGACCTCACCATCAAGGATCTCATCTTGATGAGGTGAATGACGTGAGCAGGGCAGGACTGATAACGGTATCCATGGTTAGCCTGGCATGACAGATTACCAGTAAAACCTACAGCAGTGGAGCAGGTCCAAGGTCAAGACAAGGAGCTACTCTGAAGGCTAAAGCCAGCACACAGAACAACAGATACATAGGAGCAAATACAAGAAGGGGACCTGATGTTTTTCTCAGCAACTTTTCTAACAGCTTCTGTGCTGCCTGACTTTTCTCAAGCCTAACacttgcattttcaaaattcatCCTGGTCTTGGATAACCCAACTCACAAGAGGCTCTGTGACCCTTATATTCAAATCATGTAGTGGAACTCAGTAATTCATAGTTCATATAATCTGTGTTTCAGGATTTGAAGGTACTTATTGTGAAGTTAACAGCGATGAGTGCATCTCCCATCCATGCCAGAATGAAGGTCTCTGTGTGGATGGGGTTAACAGCTACAGGTGAGGAAAATTACTTGAGCAACAGATACCTAGTATGATACATTAATATTAATCATTTAGCTATTATTTTGGTCCATTGCTTGTATTATGCTTGCTGGCCTTCAATTATgtaatgcatcttttttttttttgtgatgagtTTGACACATTACATGTTTTGTTACACTTAAAATATTCTTGTGGTCAAAAACGAATACATCATACATGTGAACTCAAGAATTTCTTGTTAGGCTAATTAAAATCTTAACAGTCTAATCATGTATAAAAAGAGCTATTACGTATCtagttaaaataaaactaatattCATAGTCCAAAGTAATATTAAACAGCTTCATAACAACATCGTTATCTAGCCCTTGTGCTTGTTATGGTCTTTCTCACAAAGTCTGTCTGGATTCTGGGATCAAAGGTATCAGACTTACTCAAGAACTGGCAGCATTTTTGCAAATCACTGGCATTTGAAAGTTTTTGCCAAAGGGTAGTTTTATGGTCTTCAGTCTTGTACCTGATTGAAGCTATTTTTGTATGTTTCCTTATcg
The sequence above is drawn from the Numida meleagris isolate 19003 breed g44 Domestic line chromosome 3, NumMel1.0, whole genome shotgun sequence genome and encodes:
- the LOC110396792 gene encoding protein eyes shut homolog isoform X2, whose product is MLGNNINQNKCLCTAGWTGRDCSEDINECDSEPCLNGATCYESVKQGQFVCICPPFYTGDFCHQRFSPCELPYNPCINNSTCLAQVDGNPMCICKTGFEGTYCEVNSDECISHPCQNEGLCVDGVNSYRCSCQHGFTGTLCEVEINECLSRPCKNNGTCLDLTNRFLCNCAPGYYGSLCEIDVNECETLPCLNGGSCINRLGGYQCFCSPGFTDAN
- the LOC110396792 gene encoding protein eyes shut homolog isoform X1, yielding MLGNNINQNKCLCTAGWTGRDCSEDINECDSEPCLNGATCYESVKQGQFVCICPPFYTGDFCHQRFSPCELPYNPCINNSTCLAQVDGNPMCICKTGFEGTYCEVNSDECISHPCQNEGLCVDGVNSYRCSCQHGFTGTLCEVEINECLSRPCKNNGTCLDLTNRFLCNCAPGYYGSLCEIDVNECETLPCLNGGSCINRLGGYQCFCSPGFTGIEKMS